The nucleotide sequence GACAGTTTATGATTACAACTAAAAGGAACAGACTTCGCAAAATTGTCAAAAGTCTGTTCCTGTCATCCCTTCTCTATGTTGTCTTTTTCAATAACCTTGAATACCTCTACTATTCTCCAGGTATATACCCAATCACTTTATTCGTTTCTTGATCTACCAGAATAACAGGTGCACTCACAGCCGTATTCTCACGGTCCTCAAACTCCACTCTAATAACTTCTTTGCCTATGTACTGTTCGTCCATTAGTTGTGCTTGCCCCTTATTCACCGTGTACGCTGCCACTTCCGCATGTTCCCAGTCGCCATTGGTCCGCTTTTCCCATTGATTCTGTTTCATGAAGTTCCACCCTGCTTTTCTTACCTCTTGATAGCCGTCTGATTCTTCAACAGAACATCCAGCTATAAGCAAGGAAAACAAAGCAAACGGCAGAATGGTATTTTTCATAGTAAAGCTCCTTATATTTAAATATTCTGAAACTTAAACAGATTCTTCTGCGTATACTTATTTAAGACAAGGAGGGCGTGACTATGAACTACAAGAATTATGAAAAGAAACATGTATTCGGAGTAATTGGTTTCCTCATTCTCATCCTGATTCCCTACGCATCTATTCTCTTCCCTTTTATGGTTGCGGATGTGCTGTATGCGACAAATCTGACGTGGTTTATCCAGCTTTCTACTGAAACGTACCTTCTGTATGGAACCGGATTTCTGATGTGGGGACTTGCCGCTTTGATTGCATCTTTCAGAAAAGCGGATCGCACTTCCATCATGTCAGGTATAATTCTTGTGTTCCTCAGCATTGTGCCGTTTACATTCGGAGCTATTCAGCATAAACAGCTCAGTGATGAAGGAATTTCCTACAGCAGCGGGATTAGTCTTGAACAGCATCAGTACACATGGGATGAAGTGGAGAGCGCTGTTTTTCATTTGTCCAGGGAAAATGGAGAACCTTCCGTTATTGAAATTGGATTCAAAGACGGAGAACGTGTCTCCTTATTAAAAGACAAACACTTTACTGCGAATTACAGCTTGTTTCTGCAAAAAGTGAAGCATCACTCGATTGCCTTTACTGGAGAGTAAGAAAGAAAGGTGTTCTTAATGAACACCTCCCACCTTCCCGCTCTTTGGCCGTTTCACAAGTTCACCGCCGCAATTCGGGCAGACAAATTCCATTTCTTCCGTACACTCATGGCAAAATGTGCATTCGTATGTACATATGTAGGCAGAGGAGTTATTTGTCAGGTCTTCTGTACACCTTTGACATGATGTTTTCATTTCTAAAGCCATAGATTCCTCTCCCTTATATTGAATTTATCCAATAGCCTGCCGCAATCACTAAAGGAAAGGTGGCGGCAGCATGAAGACTCAAAATATATTCTCTTTCTTCTCGTTCAAATTTCCATTCCATGAATGTCCTTACTCCTAAAAAGAAGCTGACCCAGACTGTAATAAATAAAGGTGAAAATTCAAAAATCATCAGACCGGCTGCATAAAGTACAATTAAGGTTCCTTCTGTCCACCTTTGGATCCTGTTCGTGCTATGATAAAAGAAGCCCCTTTGTTTCGGTATTCCCAATTTTCGTCTTATCAACTTTTCAGAAAAAGTAATATATAAGAGCACTAACATTATAAATAGCAGAAATTTCAGCATTTTATCCCTCCACATCCATTATATTACAAAATAAAGCAATGAGGATATCTTAAATTTATTCAGATAAAAAAGCCCAGGGCATATTCCCTGGGCACCACAATTATCCAGCCATCTTATGGCCTTGAACCTTTTGATCTTTCTTTTCAAGTGCACGGCTCCATCCAGTGAGGATCACTGCACCTGCGACCATCACACCGCCGATCCAGGCTGTGTGAATCAAACCGATGGAGTCTGTGATGATGCCTCCCAGGAAGGCCCCGATGGCAATTCCTGCGTTAAATGCAGCAATGTTGATGGCAGATGCAACGTCCACGGCACTTGGGACGAAACGTTCTGCAAGCATTACGACGTAAACCTGAAGACCCGGAACGTTCATGAATGCGAACAGTCCCATAACTAAAATGGTGATTAATCCTGCAATTTTAAATGGTGCTGTAAGTGTCAGGACAAAAAGAACAATAGCCTGAGCAATAAACATATAGAAAAGAGCTTTAATCGGATTTTTATTGGACAGCTTGCCGCCGATCATGTTTCCGATGGCAATGGCAATTCCGTATACAAGCAGAATAATGGCAACGGTGCTTTCTTTAAAACCAGTGACTTCCACAAGAAGCGGTGACAGATAAGTGAAAACGACAAATGTTCCGCCGTATCCAAGGGCTGTTATTAAAAAGACAAGCAGCAGACGGCCGTTTTTCACAAGCTTCAGCTGATCGCCAAACGTCGTGCGGTTGCCTTTTTTCAAGTTAGATGGAACAAGAATGCTGTTTGCGATAAGAGCAAGAATACCAATAAGAATAATGACGATAAACGCAAGTCTCCAACCAAACTGCTGGCCGATAAAGGTTCCGAACGGTACGCCTGTTACTGTCGCGACGGTAAGACCTGTAAACATAATAGAAATCGCACTTGCACGGCGGTCTTCAGGAACAAGGTCCGCTGCAATTGTTGAACCAATCGACATGAACACACCATGCGACAGTGCCGCAATCACGCGTCCCGCAAGAAGCATTTCAATGCTTGATGCTCCCGCTGAAAGGCTGTTTCCAAGAATAAAGACAATCATAATCCAAAGGAGTAGCGTCTTACGTGACATATTTGACGTTAAAGATGTTAAGACCGGTGCCCCGAACATGACTCCGACCGCATAAAGGGTGACAGTCAAACCTGCTGTTGTAACAGGTATATTTAAATCCTCTGCAATCATCGGCAGCAGGCCGACACTGATAAACTCCGTTGTTCCGATGGCAAATGCACTGACTGCCAGGGCAAGCAGCGCCCACATACTTCTTTTTTTATCTAAGCTCATTTTTTCTCCTCCTGAAAATTGATATTTATTTTAAAACGTGTATGGTAAAGATCAGCCGGCAAATGTTATTATGAGATATATCGAACATAATGAAAAGTACGTACTTTCAAGTGCTGTAGGAACTAAAAAGTTATGTAGGCACTTTTTGGTGCCTATTAAATAGGAGGATTTAGATGGAGAAGAAATACAACATTCCCGTAGAAGCAACTCTTGAGATTATCGGGGGCAAGTGGAAATGCGTCATCCTCTGTCACTTGACCCACGGCAAGAGACGGACAAATGAATTGAAAAAACTCATGCCCAACATTACGCAAAAAATGCTCACACAGCAGCTTCGCGAGCTTGAAGATGACGGCGTGATCAACAGGATTGTCCATCCAGAAGTTCCGCCGAAAGTGGAGTATGAATTAAGTGAATACGGCTGGAGCCTGCAAAGCATTCTGGATTCCCTTTGCGCCTGGGGAGAAAATCACATCACGAAGGTGTACGGTGATAAATCAGCGGTGCTTGAAGAAAGCATTTTGAATAAATAAGCGAAATTCCACTCAGGGGTTTCGTTTTTTTTTGCTTTTAATGTTAGAACAAAATGGTATATTTAATAAGTCGTTCATTTTTCTGAGAAAGGAGGAAATCACATGCATTGGTATCTAGACGTTATTAAGAAATATGCGGTGTTTCAAGGCCGCGCAAGACGCAAAGAATACTGGATGTTCACTCTGTTCAACTTTATTGTGACAATTCTTTTAACGATTGTTGAATATATGACTGGAATACAGTCTGTTCTCGTTATCATTTATTCTCTTATTGTTCTTCTGCCTTCACTTGGTGTTGCTGTGCGCAGACTGCATGACATCGGCAAAACCGGCTGGTGGCTGCTAATCAGCCTTATCCCGGTTATCGGCGGAATTGTCCTGCTTGTTTTCAACTGTTTGGACAGTGAGCCTGGAGCTAACAAGTACGGTCCAAGTCCGAAATAAGAAAAACGGACTCTGTGAAAGCAAAATGAAAGCGAAATCCCTTATTCAGGATTTCGCTTTTTTACATGGTCTTGCTGCCCTTTACTCCGTTAATCGAGTACTCAGCTGTAATTTCAGCATTGAGGGATTGTGAGACGGAACAGTATTTATCTTTGGAAAGCTGAATGGCCCGGATCACTTTTTCTTCAGGAAGATCGCCTTCCAGTTTGTAATGAATATGAATGGCTGTAAACCGTTTTGGATGGTCCTCTGCTCTTGTGCCGGTGAGATCCATTTCAAATGCGGACGGATTGAGACGCATTTTCTGCAGGATGCTGATGATATCAATGCCCGTACAGCCGGCAACCGCATGAAGCAGAAGCTCGGTCGGCCTTGCTCCGGTGTTCTCTCCACCCACTTCTTCTGAGGCATCCATTTTCACTTCGTGTCCGGACGGGGTGTTGCCGGAGAAGCTCATTTTCCCATTCCACTTAATTGACGTATCCATAGCTAATTCTCCTTCGTGTCGTTGGTCTCTTTATGTTTTCTCAACGTCCGTCTTCTATTCCCTGATTTGTCCATTTCCCGAAATGTAGTGCTTTGTCGAAGTCAGCGCCGGCAATCCCATCGGTCCCCGTGCATGCAGTTTTTGCGTGCTGATGCCGATTTCCGCACCGTAGCCGAATTCAAAGCCATCTGTAAAACGGGTCGATGCATTGTGATAAACAGCTGCCGCATCAACGCGGGATTGAAATTCATGCGCATTTTTCAGGTCTTCTGTAATGATGGCTTCCGAATGCTTAGTTCCGTATGTGTTGATGTGCTTAATTGCTTCATCTGTATTTTTCACTGTTTTTACACTGGCGGTCAGTGCCAGATATTCAGTGGCCCAGTCTTCCTCACTTGCCGGTTTTGCCTGAGGAAAAAGTGACACGATGCGGTCATCGGCGATGATTTCAACGGAATGATCATGCAGGGACTGCAGCATGTTTTTCCCGTGCTGCTCAAGCCATTTTTCATGTATTAGAATTGATTCAATTGCGTTGCAGACAGAAGGACGCTGCGTTTTTGCATTCAGAACAATTCTTACTGCCATTTCAGGGTCTGCCGATTCGTCGATAAAAAGATGACAATTGCCCGCACCTGTTTCGAGAACAGGTACAGAAGACTCTCTCACGACGGTGTCGATCAGGTTCTTCCCGCCCCTCGGAATAAGAACGTCTAAGTATTGATTTAGCGTGAAAAGCTGTTTGGCTGTTTCTCTGCTTGTGTCTTCAATCAGCTGAACCGCTTCATGATGAATGGATGTCTGCTCAAGAGCGCGGTGAATCACGCTGACGAGTGCCTTATTTGAATGGATGGAAGAAGAACTGCCTCTTAAAATAACCGCATTTCCTGTTTTGAGCGACAGGGTTGCAGCGTCGATCGTCACATTAGGCCGGGCTTCATAAATCATTCCGATCACGCCGAGCGGCACTCGTTTTTTCTGAATAAGCAGCCCGTTTTCTTTTTGGATCGTCTCAAGCACCTCTCCGACAGGGTCCTCCAGGCGGATTAACTGGCGGATGGCAAGAGCCATATCATCAATTCTTTTTTCAGTCAGCAGCATGCGGTCCAGGATGGAATCCGTCATGCCGGCTTTTTTTCCTGCCTCAATATCTTTTTGATTTTCTTTTATTAAAAAATCACACTCCGCTTCCAGCTGCCTTGCGATTAGTTCCAGCGCACGGTTTTTTTCTTCGGTCGGCACCTGCATCATGTCATAGCTGACAGCCTTGGCAATTTTCCCTTTCCTCATCACTTCACTCATGGTTATCCCTCCGTTTCACGCTTTGACCCATCGGTCGCGGTGTATCACTTCGATGGACGCAAGCACAGCTCCTGCTTCTTTTGTCCGTTTTCCCATTACCTGCTTTAACGTTTCAGAGGAACAAAAAACCTCTCCTTTACCGAGCATCCCGTTCGGTCCGTGAACTTCCACAACGTCTCCGGTTTCAAATGTTCCCGAAATGTCACAAACACCTGCAGGCAATAAACTTTTCCCCTTCATAATGAGGGCAGACTCTGCTCCTTCATCAATAAAAATTTTCCCTTTGACTAAAGAATGAAGGGCAATCCACTGTTTACTGCTTTTCAGGAAAGAGCGGGCTTCTATATAGGTCCCGTCACCATCACCGTTCAAGATGCGGATGAACTTATCATCACCTTTTCCCGTACCTATAAAAACGGATACACCAAGCTCAATGGCTGTTTTCGCCGCAGCAAGCTTGGATTTCATCCCGCCGGTTCCGACTGAAGATCCCGCCCCTTCCGCTCCGAGCATCATCTCATCCGTAATGCCGGTCAAACGTTCATACCTTTTCGCATCAGCATGATCGCGCGGATTTTTGTCATACAGTCCGTTGATATCCGTTAAAATAACGAGGTCATCTGCCTGAACAAGCCCGCTGACAAGGGCAGACAGCATGTCATTATCGCCAAACGTCAGCTCCTCAACAGAAACCGTATCATTTTCATTGATGATCGGGATAATGCCCCTGTCAAGCAATTCACGAATCGTTGCAAAAGCATTTCTGTAACGCTCTTTTGATGAAAAATCTGTCCGGGTCAGCAAAATCTGGGCAGGAACAAAGCCGTATGCCCCAAGCTGAGCCATATACGCTTGAATTAGCAGGCTCTGGCCGACAGCAGCCGCCGCCTGCCTGCCTTTAAGCGTAAGGGGTCTGGCCGGATAGCCAAGCCTGCGGAAACCTGCCGCAACAGCTCCCGATGAAACGAGCAGCACTTCATGCCCTGCCTGTCTGAGCCGCGCAAGCGCTGCAATATGATCGGTGAACTTTTCCTGATCGATTTCACCTTTCCTGTTCGTAAGAGAACTGCTCCCGATTTTAACAACAATCCGTTTTTTCATGAGGGTTGGCCTCCTTTAGTTTAGTAGGGGATGGAAGAGTTTATTGGGCAGAAGTGCCGACGGGTTATGACCTTTTAGCTGATGTTTTTTAGTATGAAGGGTCATATTTGGCCGGCTTATGACTTTTCAGCTCCTGCTTTTTTGTTTGAAGGCTCATATCTTACCTGCTTATGACCTTTCAGCTGATGCTTCTTTGAATAAGGGGTTAAATTACACCGTTTTTTGACCCCTCAGCTTCTGCCTAAGAAATAAAAAAAGCCCTCCCCGTCCTGTAAAATAAGGACGAAAAGGGCTTTGCTCTCCGTGGTACCACCTTGGTTGGATGCACGTGGCATCCCGCTTTGCCTGATAACGCCAGGCTGATGGCGCCTGTGTGTTTGGCACAGGACTCGGCAGGCAGGTTCTGCGGCTTTGCTGCTGCGGGGTCTCTCAGCTTATAAACCCCGCTCTCTTTTGCACAAAGTCCCGCATACTAGTCCCGCTTCAGCGTTCATTGATTTTTATATATTATGCGCAGTCGGAAGGCTTATGTCAATTGTTTTTTTCATAATAATTGGCAAGTTCGATAATCATCGCACCCATTCGTTCAAGATCAGGAGCGAGGGGATTCTCTACACCTTCCTCTGTAAGGGCTTCGGCAGTAATTTTTCCGACAGCTACAGGGAGTGTGCGCGTTTTGAAGACTTCAAGTACATCCTTCGTTAAATCATGCTCCTTCACATACTGAAAAAATTCCCGAACCTGGATGGCAGCGGTAAAGCATACCGCGTCAATTTCTCCAGCTTTCAGTTCTTCGCAAAGGAGGCTGACGGCTTTTTCATCAGGTGAAATGTGACGGTACGGGAGGAGCTGATGGACAGATGCCCCTTTTTCTTCAAGAAACTTAATTAGAGCAGGCGCTGTTTCACCGTGGAGCTGCACCATGACTCTTTTTCCGGAAAAATCTTCATTTTCCAAAGCCCGGACAAGGCCCCTGGTCGTTCCATCATCATCTTTTTTTAATGGCGTCAATCCAAGCTTTTTGAGCGAAGCGAAGGTCTTGTATCCCCTTGAAGCAATGTTCGACTCGCGGAGCTGTCTTAAAAAGGCTTCTTCCTCCCCCAGCTGATAGGACAGCTTCACCAGCGTTTCTGTTCCCATTCCTGTCGTCAGGATGGTCCAGTCCGCACCCTCATTTATGTACTTGCGAAGATCAGGTTCCACCTGCTCTTCAGCCAGAAAAACGGTTCCCTGCAGAGAGCGGACAAGCGGAATCCCTCCCTGTTTTTTAATCAGCGTACTGATTTCATCTGTTTTTCTCGATCCTGCAATCACAACTTTTTTTCCTTGTAATCCTCTTCCCATGCTGTGAGTCCCCATTTCCTGCGATCTTTTTATTAAAGGTATCATGTGAGCTGAACGTGTTCAATGTGTTTTTTTTCACAAAGTGTTCAAATTTCATGTAATCGCTTTCACAAAGCTGTAGTATAATAGGAATATACTCACAGAAAGCGATTACACTTTAAACTACTACCCTTAAAATAAACACAAAACGGAAGGAGACATTCACATGATTTTAAAAGCATTGAGGCGCAACAAGCTTGTAACGGTAAACTATTACATCGACGGTGCAGTCCAGACACTGAAAGGCCGCGTCCGAAATCTCGATTTGAGCGATCAGACCCTGTCACTTGAAGACGAAGATAAGAATGTCTTTTCAATCAGGCTGGCGGGAATTAAAGAAATTTATTAAGAACTGAAAAGAGCATCAAAAACTGATGCTCTTTTTTGTGTCTCAGGTGAAACGAAATCCTCTTTTCTCCGTCTACTTCAATACACGCCATTTCCAGAAGGAGGAAAAAATGAGAAAGATTCTTTTTGCCGCATTTATTTATACCGTACTCGCCGGCTGCAGTCAGCAGGAGAACAACCAGTCATACGCAGCTCTGCTTATGGCAGATGGAAAAGATTATTATGCAGAGGGTTTGTCTGAACAGTATTCGCTTGGAATAGAGCTTGGGACGATTTCAAATAAACTGGATGCAAGTGTTAAACCATCGCAGAATTTTTGGTCGAATTATCTCGATAAAGGGACAGTCCTGTACCGCGCCAAAGAGAAAGAGGATGTGATTCTAGTGAAAAAGGGAGAAAAAATAGAAGTTTTTAAAGCTGCCGAATAAGGCAGCTTACTTTTTGAAGCGGCTTCCGCTGTTCGAATAGACAAGTGTGAAAACAACAGAAGCAATAAACAGCAAGGTGCCGAACATAAAAATCAGCAGGCTTCCACGTGCGTCGCCAATCTCCCACAGAAGGATGCTGAACGAGATGACAAACATCATTTTTCCGTAAAACCTGCAAAGAGCAGGCGTGTCATATTTTTCTTTTTCTTCTTTAGAAAGCGTATTATACCCTGCTATTAAATTCGCCCATTTCCCCTGATAGAGCATCGCGCCGGCTATGATGAAAAGGGCCATGATCAGGTAGGATATCATCTGCACTCCCCCTTCTGGAATGGATAAGTGTTATACGATTGAAACGGAATAAAGTTCCGGATAAACAAGAAAAAAACATACCTATTAAAGGCATGCTTTCTTCCATCATCTAAACTCCTGAACAACAATCCCTTTTCCGTTCTCCACTGTCACGTCCGCAAAAGCACCGTTAATCAGGGTCAGCTGAGGCGGCTGATGTCCGCAGTCAATGTCATAGATGACAGGGACCCCAAGTTCTGATGCAAGGTCCTCATATACATCCTCTGCCGTATACCCCTCTACAGGATGGTTGGCCGGGCTTCTGCCAAATAGAATCCCTGAGCAATTTTCAAACCAGCCGGCCATTTTCAGCTGGACAAGCGATATACGCAAATCCGTTGCGGAAAGCGCGCAGTTTTCAAAATACCAGAGGATCGGATCGCCGGCGATATGTTTTTCGGAAAAGGCTTTAACATCACCAAGCGGCGTGCCTGCCAGATGCTTAATCACATCAATGCAGCCTCCGAGCAGGCGTCCTTTGGCCTGTTCATCTTGGCCGGACACTGTTTTCCAGACGGTTGGTTCTGTCAGATGATAAACATGAGGTGTCGGGTTCTCGTGCTGCCACTCTTTTTGATATTTTTCAGAGGACGTCTGAGTTACTTTTCCTCCCCTTTCAGTTTTCAGCACAGTTTCCCACATCGCAGTGGTTGGGTCGGACAATTCTCCTCTTAAATCAATCAGATTCGTGCCGTGAGCTGTTGCCATCCCCGTTTTGAGGGTAATGGCCAGTGTAAGCACGCTGACATCGGAGTATCCCAAAATCCATTTTTCCTTTATCGCATCGTAATCAACACCTTCAAGCATTTCCATCGCAAGCTCTCCGCCCCACGGAGGAAGAATGAAGTCAATTCGATCATCCTGCATCATTTGATTAAATTCCTCTGAGCGTTTTGCTGCGTGTGCGGATTTTGCTTTATCCTGGGTCCAGGCTGTTTCACCTGTGATAATTGTATATCCCCTGGATTCCATTCTCGCCGAAGCCTGTTTTAAAAGACCGTGCAACTCCGGCTGCACACCTGACGACGGTGCGGTCACTCCTATTACGGCATTCGATTTTAACATTGGATATGTAATCATTTTATCTGCCTCCCGATGGATTTGAACGATTAAATTTCCTGGAAAATAAGATTATGTCTGTTCCTTGGCGGCTGAAATACCAGCCGCCTCCCTGAACTCTTTCGGGGAAATGCCTTCAAGCTCCCGGAATACGCGCGCAAATTGTTTAGGGTTTTTGTAGCCGACCCTGTCACTCACTTCAAAAATTTTCAAGTCAGGATCCTGAAGCAGTCGCTTGCTGTTTTCAATGCGGACTTTTTTCAGGTAATCGACGAAATTTTGACCCGTATTTTCTTTGAACACATGGCTGAAGTAAGAGTAGTTCAGGGATATGTGATTGGAAACAACTGCAAGGTTCAAGTCTTTTTGATAGTTTTCACCGATAAATGCAAGTGCCTGTTCCATATAGGTTTGTTCAGTTGAAATCGACCTCAGCTGCTTCATATATTCATGAAGCCTCAGGATCAATTCCTGTGTTTCATGAAAATAATGATAGAAATCGCGGAAGCTGTAGAGGTCCTCCATATGGGACAGCTTTTTAAATGCGGCTTTTGATTCTTCTCCGAACCGCTCAAAAAAAGGTTCATAGATGATTCTGTTTGTTTCGTGATGGATACTCTCAAGATAATCGATTGAATAGGACGTAATCCTTTCGTGATCTAGAACTTTCAACAGAAGAGACTTGATTTCCTGTTCTCTGATTGTTCCGAGCATGTTTTTGATTTTCTTGATTTCTTCTATGGGAAGCATGTCTGCTGCAGGTTTAGATGTTACCGTGTTGTAATCAATATATGAGTGTCTCGGGTGGACAAACGAATATTTGCATGCCTCTGCTGCTTCCAGATAGGCCTCTCTGATCTCTGAAAAATCGGTTTTCTGCCCG is from Bacillus sp. FSL H8-0547 and encodes:
- a CDS encoding response regulator, with the protein product MYNLLIADDESNIRLGIKAMIEREFPSEINTFLAGDGLEALDIMSREQIDLLITDIKMPRMNGIELIRTLQEADKKPILIILSGYDDFEYTKAAIKCKVKDYLLKPVNRNELFQTVRSSMEDLEKTKTLVQQEQEEEQLRQIQYILLNPLLSKERIKEICGQSKLEAKSGHYFIAVMNQGRNLFEKAEQVLKKEILFLDQKDRTVILTEDQTVLDLLKQHIPEAELGCSGQKTDFSEIREAYLEAAEACKYSFVHPRHSYIDYNTVTSKPAADMLPIEEIKKIKNMLGTIREQEIKSLLLKVLDHERITSYSIDYLESIHHETNRIIYEPFFERFGEESKAAFKKLSHMEDLYSFRDFYHYFHETQELILRLHEYMKQLRSISTEQTYMEQALAFIGENYQKDLNLAVVSNHISLNYSYFSHVFKENTGQNFVDYLKKVRIENSKRLLQDPDLKIFEVSDRVGYKNPKQFARVFRELEGISPKEFREAAGISAAKEQT
- a CDS encoding DUF4181 domain-containing protein gives rise to the protein MLKFLLFIMLVLLYITFSEKLIRRKLGIPKQRGFFYHSTNRIQRWTEGTLIVLYAAGLMIFEFSPLFITVWVSFFLGVRTFMEWKFEREEREYILSLHAAATFPLVIAAGYWINSI
- a CDS encoding OsmC family protein: MDTSIKWNGKMSFSGNTPSGHEVKMDASEEVGGENTGARPTELLLHAVAGCTGIDIISILQKMRLNPSAFEMDLTGTRAEDHPKRFTAIHIHYKLEGDLPEEKVIRAIQLSKDKYCSVSQSLNAEITAEYSINGVKGSKTM
- a CDS encoding uroporphyrinogen-III synthase — translated: MGRGLQGKKVVIAGSRKTDEISTLIKKQGGIPLVRSLQGTVFLAEEQVEPDLRKYINEGADWTILTTGMGTETLVKLSYQLGEEEAFLRQLRESNIASRGYKTFASLKKLGLTPLKKDDDGTTRGLVRALENEDFSGKRVMVQLHGETAPALIKFLEEKGASVHQLLPYRHISPDEKAVSLLCEELKAGEIDAVCFTAAIQVREFFQYVKEHDLTKDVLEVFKTRTLPVAVGKITAEALTEEGVENPLAPDLERMGAMIIELANYYEKNN
- the proB gene encoding glutamate 5-kinase — its product is MKKRIVVKIGSSSLTNRKGEIDQEKFTDHIAALARLRQAGHEVLLVSSGAVAAGFRRLGYPARPLTLKGRQAAAAVGQSLLIQAYMAQLGAYGFVPAQILLTRTDFSSKERYRNAFATIRELLDRGIIPIINENDTVSVEELTFGDNDMLSALVSGLVQADDLVILTDINGLYDKNPRDHADAKRYERLTGITDEMMLGAEGAGSSVGTGGMKSKLAAAKTAIELGVSVFIGTGKGDDKFIRILNGDGDGTYIEARSFLKSSKQWIALHSLVKGKIFIDEGAESALIMKGKSLLPAGVCDISGTFETGDVVEVHGPNGMLGKGEVFCSSETLKQVMGKRTKEAGAVLASIEVIHRDRWVKA
- a CDS encoding DUF805 domain-containing protein, with protein sequence MHWYLDVIKKYAVFQGRARRKEYWMFTLFNFIVTILLTIVEYMTGIQSVLVIIYSLIVLLPSLGVAVRRLHDIGKTGWWLLISLIPVIGGIVLLVFNCLDSEPGANKYGPSPK
- a CDS encoding YolD-like family protein, with protein sequence MILKALRRNKLVTVNYYIDGAVQTLKGRVRNLDLSDQTLSLEDEDKNVFSIRLAGIKEIY
- a CDS encoding glutamate-5-semialdehyde dehydrogenase, which gives rise to MSEVMRKGKIAKAVSYDMMQVPTEEKNRALELIARQLEAECDFLIKENQKDIEAGKKAGMTDSILDRMLLTEKRIDDMALAIRQLIRLEDPVGEVLETIQKENGLLIQKKRVPLGVIGMIYEARPNVTIDAATLSLKTGNAVILRGSSSSIHSNKALVSVIHRALEQTSIHHEAVQLIEDTSRETAKQLFTLNQYLDVLIPRGGKNLIDTVVRESSVPVLETGAGNCHLFIDESADPEMAVRIVLNAKTQRPSVCNAIESILIHEKWLEQHGKNMLQSLHDHSVEIIADDRIVSLFPQAKPASEEDWATEYLALTASVKTVKNTDEAIKHINTYGTKHSEAIITEDLKNAHEFQSRVDAAAVYHNASTRFTDGFEFGYGAEIGISTQKLHARGPMGLPALTSTKHYISGNGQIRE
- a CDS encoding S66 peptidase family protein, which encodes MITYPMLKSNAVIGVTAPSSGVQPELHGLLKQASARMESRGYTIITGETAWTQDKAKSAHAAKRSEEFNQMMQDDRIDFILPPWGGELAMEMLEGVDYDAIKEKWILGYSDVSVLTLAITLKTGMATAHGTNLIDLRGELSDPTTAMWETVLKTERGGKVTQTSSEKYQKEWQHENPTPHVYHLTEPTVWKTVSGQDEQAKGRLLGGCIDVIKHLAGTPLGDVKAFSEKHIAGDPILWYFENCALSATDLRISLVQLKMAGWFENCSGILFGRSPANHPVEGYTAEDVYEDLASELGVPVIYDIDCGHQPPQLTLINGAFADVTVENGKGIVVQEFR
- a CDS encoding DUF3784 domain-containing protein — encoded protein: MISYLIMALFIIAGAMLYQGKWANLIAGYNTLSKEEKEKYDTPALCRFYGKMMFVISFSILLWEIGDARGSLLIFMFGTLLFIASVVFTLVYSNSGSRFKK
- a CDS encoding MFS transporter: MSLDKKRSMWALLALAVSAFAIGTTEFISVGLLPMIAEDLNIPVTTAGLTVTLYAVGVMFGAPVLTSLTSNMSRKTLLLWIMIVFILGNSLSAGASSIEMLLAGRVIAALSHGVFMSIGSTIAADLVPEDRRASAISIMFTGLTVATVTGVPFGTFIGQQFGWRLAFIVIILIGILALIANSILVPSNLKKGNRTTFGDQLKLVKNGRLLLVFLITALGYGGTFVVFTYLSPLLVEVTGFKESTVAIILLVYGIAIAIGNMIGGKLSNKNPIKALFYMFIAQAIVLFVLTLTAPFKIAGLITILVMGLFAFMNVPGLQVYVVMLAERFVPSAVDVASAINIAAFNAGIAIGAFLGGIITDSIGLIHTAWIGGVMVAGAVILTGWSRALEKKDQKVQGHKMAG
- a CDS encoding membrane lipoprotein lipid attachment site-containing protein, which gives rise to MRKILFAAFIYTVLAGCSQQENNQSYAALLMADGKDYYAEGLSEQYSLGIELGTISNKLDASVKPSQNFWSNYLDKGTVLYRAKEKEDVILVKKGEKIEVFKAAE
- a CDS encoding helix-turn-helix domain-containing protein → MEKKYNIPVEATLEIIGGKWKCVILCHLTHGKRRTNELKKLMPNITQKMLTQQLRELEDDGVINRIVHPEVPPKVEYELSEYGWSLQSILDSLCAWGENHITKVYGDKSAVLEESILNK
- a CDS encoding DUF1272 domain-containing protein, which produces MALEMKTSCQRCTEDLTNNSSAYICTYECTFCHECTEEMEFVCPNCGGELVKRPKSGKVGGVH